A window of the Salipiger sp. H15 genome harbors these coding sequences:
- a CDS encoding MBL fold metallo-hydrolase, whose translation MKPVLHYPHDAPPAWGEALEVAEGVLWMRLPLPMKLDHVNVYALDEGDGWTIIDTGMNTPRALRVWETLLAGPLGGKPVRRVVVTHHHPDHVGLAGWFQERGAELLTTRTAWLFSRMLQLDAQDAPPPEQVTYWQRCGMAPRVLERRRTERPFNFADCVWPMPLGFTRIRQGDVLRMGGRDWDVHIGNGHAPEHATFWSKDDELVLAGDQILSTISSNLGVYATEPEADPVGEWLEACERLATLAREEHFVLGGHKLPFTGLPFRMRQLIDNHHGALERLEAYLGTPKSAGDCFAPLFKRTIGDAEYGLALVEAMAHCQHLYIEGRATRRLGDDGAWLWQAARS comes from the coding sequence ATGAAGCCTGTCCTGCACTACCCGCACGATGCGCCCCCCGCCTGGGGCGAGGCCCTCGAGGTCGCCGAGGGCGTCCTCTGGATGCGCTTGCCGCTGCCGATGAAGCTTGACCACGTCAACGTCTACGCGCTCGACGAGGGCGATGGCTGGACGATCATCGACACCGGCATGAACACGCCGCGGGCGCTGCGGGTGTGGGAGACGCTGCTGGCGGGGCCGCTCGGGGGCAAGCCGGTGCGGCGGGTGGTGGTGACCCATCACCACCCCGACCACGTCGGGCTGGCGGGCTGGTTCCAGGAACGCGGCGCGGAGCTGCTGACCACGCGCACCGCCTGGCTCTTCTCGCGCATGCTGCAGCTCGACGCGCAGGACGCGCCGCCGCCCGAGCAGGTCACCTACTGGCAGCGCTGCGGCATGGCGCCGCGGGTGCTCGAGCGCCGGCGCACCGAGCGGCCCTTCAACTTCGCCGATTGCGTCTGGCCGATGCCGCTCGGCTTCACCCGCATCCGGCAGGGCGACGTGCTGCGCATGGGCGGGCGCGACTGGGACGTGCACATCGGCAACGGCCACGCGCCCGAGCACGCGACCTTCTGGTCGAAGGATGACGAGCTCGTGCTGGCGGGCGACCAGATCCTCTCGACCATCAGCTCGAACCTCGGGGTCTACGCCACCGAGCCAGAGGCCGACCCGGTGGGCGAGTGGCTCGAGGCCTGCGAACGCCTTGCCACGCTGGCGCGCGAGGAGCATTTCGTGCTCGGCGGGCACAAGCTGCCGTTCACCGGGCTGCCCTTCCGCATGCGCCAGTTGATCGACAACCACCACGGCGCGCTGGAGCGGCTGGAGGCCTACCTGGGCACGCCAAAGAGCGCCGGCGACTGCTTCGCGCCGCTCTTCAAGCGCACCATCGGCGACGCGGAATACGGGCTCGCGCTGGTCGAGGCCATGGCCCATTGCCAGCACCTCTACATCGAGGGGCGGGCGACGCGGCGCCTCGGCGACGACGGGGCCTGGCTCTGGCAGGCGGCGCGGTCCTGA
- a CDS encoding SDR family oxidoreductase, with protein MKDTQFGPKGWTPDRLGSQAGKTFLFTGANAGAGFQAARILLSKGGKVVMLNRSAERSAAAVTALKREFGAQAEVGYLRMDLAELASVRAAAAEVLRTVPRIDALICNAAIAQVPVRKLTVDGFESQLGTNHYGHFVLCGLLHERIAETGGRIVVVASLGYKMGLRRIRFDDMNWERDYAANPAYSQSKLAQMMFAYELQDRVRAANGNVEVYVCHPGASATSLISTSGGLLRRASGWLMTKTPMVQTAGQGAFPEVMCATEPGLEQRALYGPTGRMEFVGPVGRGTLEPFARDKAVMERLWERSEQETGFKWGI; from the coding sequence ATGAAAGACACGCAATTCGGACCCAAGGGATGGACGCCGGATCGGCTCGGCTCGCAGGCGGGCAAGACCTTCCTGTTCACCGGCGCCAATGCCGGCGCGGGATTCCAGGCAGCGCGCATTTTGCTGTCGAAGGGCGGGAAGGTGGTCATGCTGAACCGCAGCGCGGAGAGGTCCGCCGCCGCCGTCACGGCGCTGAAACGGGAGTTCGGCGCGCAGGCAGAGGTGGGTTATCTCCGCATGGACCTGGCAGAACTGGCGAGCGTCCGCGCCGCGGCGGCGGAGGTCCTGCGGACCGTTCCTCGCATCGACGCGCTGATCTGCAACGCGGCCATCGCGCAGGTGCCGGTGCGGAAGCTGACGGTGGACGGGTTCGAGAGCCAGCTTGGAACCAACCACTACGGGCACTTCGTCCTCTGCGGCCTGCTCCATGAGCGCATCGCCGAGACAGGTGGGCGGATCGTGGTGGTTGCCAGCCTTGGCTACAAGATGGGCCTGCGCAGGATCAGGTTCGACGACATGAACTGGGAGAGGGACTACGCCGCCAATCCCGCCTACAGCCAGAGCAAGCTGGCGCAAATGATGTTCGCCTACGAGTTGCAGGACAGGGTCAGGGCCGCGAATGGAAATGTCGAGGTCTACGTGTGCCACCCGGGGGCATCGGCGACCTCGCTGATCAGCACCAGCGGCGGCCTTCTGAGGCGTGCGTCCGGGTGGCTCATGACCAAGACGCCCATGGTGCAAACCGCCGGGCAGGGCGCGTTTCCGGAGGTCATGTGCGCAACCGAACCGGGCCTGGAGCAGCGCGCCCTCTACGGTCCCACCGGGCGCATGGAGTTCGTCGGCCCGGTCGGCAGGGGGACGTTGGAGCCCTTCGCCCGTGACAAGGCGGTCATGGAAAGGCTGTGGGAACGGTCCGAGCAGGAAACCGGGTTCAAGTGGGGCATTTGA
- a CDS encoding AraC family transcriptional regulator, with protein MDKQQIKRLIAERIHEDGLMETGVEGVRLFRATTAIPCAPAVYEPSIIAIVSGTKEAVLDGARHVYDESRYLCCPISMPVTAGTPHASPDEPLLGVYISLDQRVMTELVMAMEGGTGAPLPKSATVRQGMWFSRWDESFSDALLRLLKLARSPADTAALGAARLRELYYAILQGEAGPAARQAFAPGNAIARSIAHLSSNLSAQVTIDEMAARAGMSRAVFHRRFKSATTMSPIQFVKAMRLNSAAMKIAGGMTVNQAAIDVGYVSLSQFSREFRRMHGQSPRQWSNAQRLPLGMA; from the coding sequence ATGGACAAGCAGCAGATCAAGCGCCTCATCGCGGAGCGGATCCACGAGGATGGCCTGATGGAAACCGGCGTGGAGGGGGTAAGACTCTTCCGGGCGACGACGGCGATTCCCTGCGCGCCGGCAGTCTATGAGCCAAGCATCATCGCCATCGTGAGCGGGACCAAGGAAGCCGTGCTGGACGGCGCGCGCCACGTCTACGACGAGAGCCGATATCTCTGCTGCCCCATTTCCATGCCCGTGACGGCGGGGACACCTCACGCCTCGCCGGACGAGCCGCTCCTTGGCGTCTACATCTCGCTCGATCAGCGCGTGATGACCGAGCTCGTCATGGCGATGGAGGGTGGCACCGGCGCGCCCCTGCCGAAGAGCGCCACCGTCAGACAGGGTATGTGGTTTTCCCGCTGGGACGAGAGCTTCTCCGACGCCTTGCTGCGGCTTCTGAAATTGGCCCGCAGCCCGGCGGACACCGCGGCCCTCGGAGCGGCACGGCTGCGCGAGCTGTACTACGCGATCCTGCAGGGAGAGGCCGGGCCCGCGGCAAGGCAGGCCTTCGCGCCCGGCAATGCGATCGCCCGGTCGATCGCGCACCTGTCGTCCAACCTGAGCGCACAGGTCACCATAGATGAGATGGCTGCCCGCGCAGGCATGAGCCGCGCCGTGTTCCACCGCAGGTTCAAGTCGGCCACGACGATGTCGCCGATCCAGTTCGTGAAGGCGATGCGCCTGAACAGTGCCGCGATGAAGATCGCCGGAGGCATGACCGTGAACCAGGCCGCAATCGACGTGGGCTATGTCAGCCTCTCGCAGTTCAGCCGGGAATTCAGGCGCATGCACGGCCAGTCTCCCCGCCAGTGGAGCAATGCGCAGCGCCTGCCCCTGGGGATGGCGTGA
- the greA gene encoding transcription elongation factor GreA, with protein MEKILMTRAGFTALETELKTLKSVERPAIIKAIAEAREHGDLSENAEYHSAREKQSFIEGRIKEIEGIISLAEVIDPTRLSGPVKFGATVTVVDEDTDEEKTWQIVGEHEANIEKGLLNIKSPIARALIGKDEGDSVEVRTPGGEKSYEILSIAYK; from the coding sequence ATGGAAAAGATACTGATGACCCGCGCGGGCTTCACTGCGCTCGAAACCGAATTGAAAACGCTCAAGTCCGTCGAGCGTCCTGCCATCATCAAGGCCATCGCCGAGGCACGCGAGCACGGCGACCTGTCGGAGAACGCCGAGTACCATTCCGCGCGCGAGAAGCAGAGCTTCATCGAGGGCCGCATCAAGGAGATCGAGGGCATCATCTCGCTGGCCGAGGTGATCGACCCGACCCGGCTCTCGGGCCCGGTGAAATTCGGCGCGACCGTCACCGTCGTCGACGAGGACACCGACGAGGAAAAGACCTGGCAGATCGTCGGCGAGCACGAGGCCAACATCGAGAAGGGCCTGCTCAACATCAAGTCGCCCATCGCCCGAGCGCTGATCGGCAAGGACGAGGGCGACAGCGTCGAGGTGCGCACCCCGGGCGGCGAGAAGAGCTACGAGATCCTCTCGATCGCCTACAAGTAA
- a CDS encoding AzlC family ABC transporter permease — MAAPNIRSDYWQGVRAGFPFLLVIAPFGTLFGVLATEAGLNVFETLTFSVVVIAGAAQFVSLQMLQEHVPALIVLASALAVNLRMAMYSAAITPHLGGMPLWKRALSAYFLIDQTYAASALEFERHPEKTLPQKFAFFMGTMTPTCPPWYLFTLLGAWLGEAVPADFGLDFALPIAFLAMIAPALRSGAHVVAALVATVGALLLAWVPYNLGVLAAAALGMMAGAETERRMQK, encoded by the coding sequence ATGGCCGCGCCGAACATACGATCCGACTATTGGCAGGGCGTCCGGGCCGGATTCCCCTTCCTGCTGGTGATCGCGCCCTTCGGCACGCTCTTCGGCGTGCTCGCCACCGAGGCCGGGCTGAACGTCTTCGAAACGCTCACCTTCTCGGTGGTGGTGATCGCCGGCGCGGCGCAATTCGTCTCGCTGCAGATGCTGCAGGAGCACGTCCCGGCGCTCATCGTGCTTGCCTCGGCGCTGGCGGTGAACCTGCGCATGGCGATGTATTCCGCCGCGATCACGCCGCACCTTGGCGGGATGCCGCTCTGGAAGCGGGCGCTCAGCGCCTATTTCCTCATCGACCAGACCTACGCCGCCTCGGCGCTGGAGTTCGAGCGCCACCCCGAGAAGACGCTGCCGCAGAAATTCGCCTTCTTCATGGGGACGATGACCCCGACCTGCCCGCCCTGGTACCTCTTCACCCTGCTCGGTGCCTGGCTCGGAGAGGCGGTGCCGGCGGACTTCGGCCTCGACTTCGCGCTGCCCATCGCCTTCCTTGCGATGATCGCCCCGGCGCTGCGCTCGGGCGCGCATGTGGTGGCAGCGCTGGTCGCCACGGTCGGCGCGCTGCTGCTGGCCTGGGTGCCCTACAACCTCGGCGTGCTCGCTGCCGCCGCGCTCGGCATGATGGCTGGGGCCGAGACCGAACGGAGGATGCAGAAATGA
- a CDS encoding AzlD domain-containing protein, translated as MIDRGDLWLVMIGLGLGSFGLRFLFLGLVGDRPLPAWLTRHLRYTAVAMMPALVAPLVAWPAATGGQTDPARLLAALATLGVGLLTKNVILAILSGAAALLAGGYLLG; from the coding sequence ATGATCGACCGCGGTGATCTCTGGCTGGTGATGATCGGGCTCGGCCTCGGCAGCTTCGGGCTGCGCTTCCTGTTCCTCGGACTGGTCGGCGACCGCCCCCTGCCCGCCTGGCTGACCCGCCACCTGCGCTACACCGCGGTCGCGATGATGCCCGCGCTGGTCGCGCCGCTGGTGGCCTGGCCGGCGGCAACGGGCGGGCAGACCGACCCCGCGCGGCTGCTCGCCGCGCTGGCGACGCTCGGCGTGGGCCTGCTGACCAAGAACGTGATTCTCGCGATCCTCAGCGGCGCCGCGGCGCTGCTCGCAGGCGGTTACCTGCTGGGCTGA
- a CDS encoding DUF4962 domain-containing protein — protein sequence MSTDTRTRQALPPLDEPRAGRLTIQYGPTETSEITENPPRFTWLPVIEDGARYALRVSPDPRYPAGSTQIFTGVPRNFFTPGAPLAPGSYHWSYAQCDEAGTPVTQWSSNRSFTLPEGLPETPLAPCASRFDGGTRAHPRLWLGPERLAGFRKEVAADPEHCTWSTFYRESVLPWMDREVMAEPAGYPDHQRVAPIWRQTYIDCQELLYAIRHLAVGGQVTQDAEMLARAKQWLLEAASWNPAGVTSRAYTDEWAFRVNLALAWGYDWLHDQLDEDERAQVRHALLERTRQTADHLIRNASIHLFPFDSHAVRAVSAVLIPACIALLDDAPEAEEWLHYAVEFLFTVYSPWGDHEGGWAEGPHYWMTGMAYLIDAANLLRGWSGLDLYQRPFFRKTGDFPLYTKAPNTRRATFGDDSTMGDLPAIKVGYNLRQFAGVTGNGAYQWYYDEILRTNPGTEQAFYNWGWWDFRFDELLYRSDFPIVEAVPPAEADALRWFRGTGWVALQHRMGNPEEHVQFVFKSSPYGSISHSHGDQNAFCLSAYGEDLAIQSGHYVAFNSTMHQAWRRQTLSKNAILIDGKGQYAGKDKAIAVQSTGRVLAAEDRGDHVYIHGDATAAYRTLSPEVRSVRREVYFVHREYFVIVDAIDAESPVGIDWRLHANAPFALGQTSFRYTGERAGFYGQVLWSEAGAPTLSQETGFAGVDPAEYAGLPVSTCLTARVPKATRHRIATLLVPYRLDAPRRVFSFLDDQGYDCDLYFTDADDRSFKVTIPKTFDVGVPTPQNKSKDRP from the coding sequence ATGTCCACGGACACCCGAACCCGCCAGGCCCTGCCCCCGCTCGACGAGCCGAGGGCCGGACGGCTGACCATCCAGTACGGTCCCACCGAGACCAGCGAGATCACCGAGAACCCGCCGCGCTTCACCTGGCTGCCAGTCATCGAGGACGGCGCGCGCTACGCGCTGCGCGTCTCGCCCGATCCCCGCTACCCCGCCGGCAGCACGCAGATCTTCACGGGCGTTCCGCGAAACTTCTTCACCCCGGGCGCACCGCTTGCCCCGGGCAGCTATCACTGGTCCTACGCGCAATGCGACGAGGCCGGAACGCCGGTGACGCAGTGGAGCAGCAACCGCAGCTTCACCCTGCCCGAAGGCCTGCCCGAAACCCCGCTCGCCCCGTGCGCCTCGCGCTTTGACGGCGGCACCCGCGCGCATCCGCGGCTCTGGCTCGGCCCCGAGCGGCTGGCCGGCTTCCGCAAGGAGGTCGCCGCCGATCCCGAGCATTGCACGTGGTCGACCTTCTACCGCGAGTCCGTCCTGCCGTGGATGGACCGCGAGGTCATGGCCGAGCCCGCCGGATACCCCGATCACCAGCGCGTCGCGCCGATCTGGCGGCAGACCTACATCGACTGCCAGGAACTGCTCTACGCCATCCGCCACCTCGCCGTCGGCGGCCAGGTCACGCAGGATGCCGAGATGCTGGCCCGCGCCAAGCAGTGGCTGCTCGAGGCTGCCAGTTGGAACCCCGCCGGGGTCACCTCGCGCGCCTATACCGACGAATGGGCCTTCCGGGTGAACCTCGCGCTCGCCTGGGGCTATGACTGGCTGCATGACCAGCTGGACGAGGACGAGCGCGCGCAGGTCCGCCACGCGCTGCTCGAGCGCACGCGCCAGACCGCCGACCACCTCATCCGCAACGCCAGCATCCACCTCTTCCCCTTCGACAGCCACGCGGTGCGCGCGGTTTCGGCGGTGCTCATCCCGGCCTGCATCGCGCTGCTCGACGATGCGCCCGAGGCCGAGGAGTGGCTGCATTACGCGGTCGAGTTCCTCTTCACCGTCTACTCGCCCTGGGGCGATCACGAGGGGGGATGGGCCGAGGGGCCGCATTACTGGATGACCGGCATGGCCTACCTGATCGATGCGGCGAACCTGTTGCGCGGCTGGAGCGGCCTCGATCTCTACCAACGCCCGTTCTTCCGGAAGACCGGGGATTTCCCGCTCTACACCAAGGCGCCGAACACCCGGCGCGCCACCTTCGGCGACGACAGCACCATGGGCGATCTGCCGGCGATCAAGGTCGGCTACAACCTGCGCCAGTTCGCGGGTGTCACCGGCAACGGCGCCTACCAGTGGTACTATGACGAGATCCTCCGGACCAATCCGGGCACCGAGCAGGCCTTCTACAACTGGGGCTGGTGGGACTTCCGCTTCGACGAGCTGCTCTACCGCAGCGACTTTCCGATCGTCGAGGCGGTGCCCCCGGCCGAGGCCGACGCGCTGCGCTGGTTCCGGGGCACGGGCTGGGTCGCGCTGCAGCACCGGATGGGCAACCCAGAAGAGCACGTCCAGTTCGTCTTCAAGTCGTCGCCCTACGGCTCTATCAGCCACAGCCACGGTGACCAGAACGCCTTCTGCCTCTCGGCCTATGGCGAGGACCTCGCGATCCAGTCCGGGCATTACGTAGCCTTCAACTCGACCATGCACCAGGCCTGGCGCCGGCAGACGCTGTCGAAGAACGCCATCCTGATCGACGGCAAGGGTCAGTACGCAGGCAAGGACAAGGCGATCGCCGTGCAGTCCACCGGACGCGTGCTCGCCGCCGAGGACCGGGGCGATCACGTCTACATCCACGGCGACGCCACCGCCGCCTACCGCACGCTCAGCCCCGAAGTCCGGTCGGTGCGGCGAGAGGTCTATTTCGTTCACCGGGAGTATTTCGTCATCGTCGATGCGATCGACGCCGAGAGCCCGGTCGGCATCGACTGGCGCCTTCATGCCAACGCGCCCTTCGCCCTCGGGCAGACCAGCTTCCGCTACACCGGCGAGCGGGCCGGATTCTACGGGCAGGTGCTCTGGTCCGAGGCCGGCGCGCCGACGCTGTCGCAGGAGACCGGCTTTGCCGGGGTCGATCCGGCCGAATACGCGGGCCTGCCGGTCAGCACCTGCCTGACCGCACGTGTCCCGAAAGCGACGCGCCACCGCATCGCGACCCTGCTCGTGCCCTACCGGCTCGATGCGCCGCGCCGGGTGTTCAGCTTCCTCGACGACCAGGGCTACGACTGCGACCTCTACTTCACCGACGCCGACGACAGGAGCTTCAAGGTCACCATCCCGAAGACCTTTGATGTCGGCGTCCCTACCCCCCAGAACAAATCCAAGGACAGACCATGA
- a CDS encoding 3-oxoacyl-ACP reductase family protein, whose amino-acid sequence MKLKGKTAIVTGGGRDIGRACAVRLAQEGANIAINYFASAEGARETVAQVEAAGGRAIAVQGDLCKPEDVEALLAATVEAFGGVDILVNNTGGLIARKNFREMPVEHWLAVMDLNVTSTVMMTKAALAHMTHGAIINIASQAGRDGGGPGASAYGASKGAIMTLTRGLAKELGPDIRVNALCPGMIDTDFHNIFTKPEVRKSVEAASPVKRQGIPMDVANMVLFLASDESAFVTGANLDINGGMLFS is encoded by the coding sequence ATGAAACTGAAGGGAAAAACCGCGATCGTGACAGGCGGCGGCCGGGACATCGGGCGGGCCTGTGCCGTCCGCCTCGCGCAGGAAGGCGCCAATATCGCCATCAACTACTTCGCCAGCGCCGAGGGTGCGCGCGAGACCGTGGCGCAGGTCGAGGCCGCGGGCGGCAGGGCCATCGCGGTCCAGGGCGACCTGTGCAAGCCCGAGGACGTCGAGGCGCTGCTCGCGGCCACGGTCGAGGCCTTCGGCGGCGTCGACATTCTCGTCAACAACACCGGCGGCCTGATCGCGCGCAAGAACTTCCGCGAGATGCCGGTCGAGCACTGGCTGGCGGTGATGGACCTCAACGTCACCAGCACGGTGATGATGACCAAGGCGGCGCTCGCGCACATGACCCACGGCGCGATCATCAACATCGCCAGCCAGGCGGGGCGCGATGGCGGTGGTCCGGGTGCCTCGGCCTACGGTGCCTCCAAGGGGGCGATCATGACCCTGACCCGCGGTCTCGCGAAGGAGCTCGGCCCGGACATCCGCGTCAACGCGCTCTGCCCCGGCATGATCGACACCGACTTCCACAACATCTTCACCAAGCCCGAGGTGCGGAAGTCGGTCGAGGCGGCCTCGCCGGTGAAACGCCAGGGCATCCCGATGGATGTCGCCAACATGGTTCTCTTCCTCGCGAGCGACGAGTCCGCCTTCGTCACCGGCGCGAACCTCGACATCAACGGCGGCATGCTCTTCAGCTAG
- a CDS encoding electron transfer flavoprotein-ubiquinone oxidoreductase — MAEVERESMEYDVVIVGAGPAGLSAAIRLKQLDADLNVVVLEKGSEVGAHILSGAVLDPCGLDALIPDWKAKGAPVTVPVREDKFYLLGAAGKVSIPHWPMPKFMSNKGNYIVSMGNVCRWMAEQAEALGVEIFPGMACSELVYGDRGEVRGVVAGEFGKDADGNPGPGYEPGMELLGKYVFLSEGVRGSLSKEVIEKYNLSDGHCPQKFGLGMKEIWEIDPAKHSEGRVEHTMGWPLGGNAGGGAFIYHLDKNQVYVGFVVHLNYRNPYLYPYMEFQRFKHHPHVAALLEGGKRVAYGARAISEGGYQSMPKMVAPGVALLGCSVGLVNVPRIKGNHNAMLSGKAAAEAAYAAISAGRASDELSAYETEVREGAIGKDLWKVRNVKPLWSKTGLFGSLALGGLDMWTNSFGFSLFGTVKHGKSDAASTEMAALHQPIDYPKPDGKLSFDRLTNVAFSFTNHEESQPAHLKLKDKRVPVLDNLPKYAGPSQRYCPAGVYEFVEKEGRTEFVINFQNCVHCKTCDIKDPSQNITWTVPQGGDGPNYPNM; from the coding sequence ATGGCCGAAGTCGAGCGCGAGTCGATGGAATATGACGTTGTGATCGTGGGGGCGGGGCCTGCGGGCCTCTCGGCCGCGATCCGGCTGAAGCAGCTCGATGCGGATCTGAACGTGGTGGTGCTCGAGAAGGGCTCCGAGGTCGGGGCGCACATCCTGTCGGGTGCGGTGCTGGACCCCTGCGGGCTCGATGCGCTGATCCCCGACTGGAAGGCGAAGGGCGCGCCGGTCACCGTGCCCGTCCGGGAAGACAAGTTCTACCTGCTCGGCGCGGCCGGCAAGGTGTCGATCCCGCACTGGCCGATGCCGAAGTTCATGTCCAACAAGGGCAACTACATCGTCTCGATGGGCAATGTCTGCCGCTGGATGGCCGAGCAGGCCGAGGCGCTCGGCGTCGAGATCTTCCCCGGCATGGCCTGCTCGGAACTGGTCTACGGCGACAGGGGCGAGGTCCGCGGCGTGGTCGCGGGCGAGTTCGGCAAGGACGCCGACGGCAACCCCGGCCCGGGCTACGAGCCGGGCATGGAGTTGCTGGGCAAATACGTCTTCCTCTCGGAGGGCGTGCGCGGCTCGCTCTCGAAGGAAGTGATCGAGAAATACAACCTCTCGGACGGTCACTGCCCGCAGAAGTTCGGCCTCGGCATGAAGGAGATCTGGGAGATCGACCCCGCCAAGCACAGCGAGGGCCGGGTCGAGCACACCATGGGTTGGCCGCTCGGCGGCAATGCCGGGGGCGGGGCCTTCATCTACCACCTTGACAAGAACCAGGTCTACGTCGGCTTCGTGGTGCACCTGAACTACAGGAACCCGTACCTCTATCCCTACATGGAGTTCCAGCGCTTCAAGCATCACCCGCACGTGGCGGCGCTGCTCGAGGGCGGCAAGCGCGTCGCCTACGGCGCGCGGGCGATCTCGGAAGGCGGCTACCAGTCGATGCCGAAGATGGTGGCGCCGGGCGTCGCGCTGCTCGGCTGCTCGGTCGGCCTCGTCAACGTGCCGCGGATCAAGGGCAACCACAACGCCATGCTCTCGGGCAAGGCGGCGGCCGAGGCGGCCTATGCCGCGATCAGCGCGGGCCGCGCCTCGGACGAGCTTTCCGCCTACGAGACCGAGGTGCGCGAGGGCGCGATCGGCAAGGATCTGTGGAAGGTGCGCAACGTGAAGCCGCTCTGGTCGAAGACCGGGCTCTTCGGCTCGCTGGCGCTTGGCGGTCTCGACATGTGGACCAACAGCTTCGGTTTCTCGCTCTTCGGCACGGTCAAGCATGGCAAGAGCGATGCCGCCTCGACCGAGATGGCGGCGCTGCACCAGCCGATCGACTACCCCAAACCCGACGGCAAGCTCAGCTTCGACCGGCTGACCAACGTCGCCTTCTCCTTCACCAACCATGAAGAGAGCCAGCCGGCGCACCTGAAGCTGAAGGACAAGCGCGTGCCGGTGCTCGACAACCTGCCGAAATACGCCGGCCCCTCGCAGCGTTACTGCCCGGCGGGGGTCTACGAGTTCGTCGAGAAGGAGGGCAGGACGGAGTTCGTCATCAACTTCCAGAACTGCGTCCACTGCAAGACCTGCGACATCAAGGACCCGTCGCAGAACATCACCTGGACGGTGCCGCAGGGCGGGGACGGGCCGAACTACCCCAACATGTGA
- a CDS encoding ribonuclease activity regulator RraA, translated as MTRRADIMPNPKPAADIPLAPDTLDRLRGASTSTIATLLHKKGFRTCYIQGVLPLSAGARMIGPAFTLRYIAAREDTDPLEAFREPDHPQRVAVETCPEGHVLVMDCRQDASAASAGSILLTRLEVRGAAGVVTDGGVRDAEGARALTMPVFAAKPSAPTNLTRHHAIDIDVPISCGGAAVYPGDIILGDGDGVMVIPRHLADELAAAAAPMEEFEAFVLEEVRAGCPVIGLYPPTDPATLDRFATWQQAVRGEPIEG; from the coding sequence ATGACCAGACGAGCTGACATCATGCCGAACCCCAAGCCCGCCGCCGACATTCCCCTCGCTCCCGACACGCTGGACCGCCTTCGCGGCGCGAGCACGTCGACGATCGCGACCCTGCTCCACAAGAAGGGGTTCAGGACCTGTTACATCCAGGGTGTCCTGCCGCTTTCGGCAGGTGCCCGCATGATCGGCCCGGCCTTCACGCTGCGCTACATCGCGGCGCGCGAGGACACCGACCCTCTCGAGGCCTTCCGCGAGCCCGATCATCCGCAGCGCGTCGCGGTCGAGACCTGCCCCGAGGGCCACGTGCTCGTCATGGATTGCCGGCAGGACGCATCCGCGGCCTCGGCGGGGTCCATCCTGCTGACTCGTCTCGAGGTCCGCGGCGCCGCCGGCGTGGTGACCGACGGCGGGGTGCGCGACGCCGAAGGCGCCCGCGCCCTGACCATGCCGGTCTTCGCGGCGAAACCCTCCGCGCCGACCAATCTCACCCGGCACCACGCGATCGACATCGACGTGCCGATCAGCTGCGGCGGCGCGGCAGTCTATCCCGGAGACATCATCCTGGGCGACGGCGATGGCGTCATGGTGATCCCGCGCCACCTCGCCGACGAGCTGGCCGCCGCCGCGGCGCCGATGGAGGAATTCGAGGCCTTCGTGCTGGAAGAAGTCCGCGCAGGCTGCCCGGTGATCGGGCTCTACCCTCCGACGGACCCGGCGACCTTGGATCGTTTCGCAACTTGGCAACAGGCGGTGCGTGGCGAGCCAATCGAGGGTTGA
- a CDS encoding aa3-type cytochrome c oxidase subunit IV: MADYKPGSMDITTQEQTFHGFIKFVIRTVYVIIAILLFLAIFNS; encoded by the coding sequence ATGGCAGACTACAAGCCTGGCAGCATGGACATCACCACGCAGGAACAGACCTTTCACGGCTTCATCAAGTTCGTGATCCGCACGGTCTACGTGATCATCGCGATCCTGCTGTTCCTGGCGATCTTCAACTCCTGA